In Candidatus Manganitrophaceae bacterium, one genomic interval encodes:
- a CDS encoding antibiotic biosynthesis monooxygenase — translation MVVIVFRSRLKEGVEPEIAKVGMRMYALASAMPGFRSYKDFVAEDGENVSIVEFESIEDVDAWREHPEHREAQRRGRSEFFSEYRIQVCTPLRERTMGVDSNLR, via the coding sequence ATGGTCGTCATTGTGTTTCGTTCTCGTTTGAAAGAGGGGGTGGAGCCGGAGATCGCGAAGGTGGGGATGCGGATGTATGCGCTCGCTTCCGCGATGCCGGGCTTCCGCTCTTATAAAGACTTCGTGGCGGAAGATGGCGAGAATGTCTCGATCGTGGAGTTTGAATCGATTGAGGATGTCGATGCGTGGCGGGAGCACCCGGAGCATCGGGAGGCGCAGCGGCGGGGGCGGAGCGAGTTTTTCTCGGAGTATCGGATTCAGGTCTGTACGCCGCTTCGGGAGCGGACGATGGGGGTGGATTCCAACCTGCGTTAA
- a CDS encoding type II toxin-antitoxin system death-on-curing family toxin, which translates to MKEILFLTVDQVIEVHADLIEEFGGSHGIRDLGLLQSAIAMPQAGFGDEYLHSNLFEMAAAYLFHLVQNHPFIDGNKRTAALSAFTFLKLNGHALKADEFSFEGIILDVAQGKIGKAAVAEFFRKNV; encoded by the coding sequence ATGAAAGAAATTCTTTTTCTCACCGTAGATCAGGTCATTGAAGTTCATGCCGATTTGATCGAGGAGTTTGGAGGTTCTCACGGTATCCGAGACCTCGGGTTGCTTCAATCCGCCATTGCCATGCCGCAGGCCGGTTTTGGAGATGAATACCTCCATTCCAATCTTTTTGAAATGGCAGCGGCCTATCTTTTCCATCTCGTTCAGAATCATCCTTTCATCGATGGAAACAAGCGGACCGCTGCGCTCTCTGCCTTTACATTTTTGAAATTGAATGGACACGCGCTTAAAGCGGATGAGTTCTCGTTTGAGGGGATTATTTTAGATGTGGCTCAAGGTAAAATCGGCAAAGCCGCCGTGGCCGAATTTTTTAGAAAGAACGTCTGA
- a CDS encoding AbrB/MazE/SpoVT family DNA-binding domain-containing protein: MIKRLTKHGNSLALVIDRPVLDLLEIDADTPLSITTDGKCLIIAPVRDEKKQKAFREAVAEGKRKYGKMLKRLADK; encoded by the coding sequence ATGATCAAACGTTTAACCAAACATGGCAACAGCTTGGCGCTGGTGATCGACCGGCCGGTGCTGGATCTGCTGGAAATCGATGCCGATACCCCGCTCTCCATTACGACCGATGGAAAGTGTCTCATTATCGCACCGGTGAGGGATGAAAAGAAGCAGAAGGCATTTCGAGAGGCGGTGGCGGAAGGGAAACGAAAATATGGCAAGATGCTGAAGCGGCTTGCAGACAAATGA
- a CDS encoding YafY family transcriptional regulator, with protein MPRADQPIRQWTILKLLESNGRVTLRHIADALSETCHERTLRRDLDVLGLVGFPIYSERENGKTVWKLDDAYRCAPLPLTATELYALQCGMQMMAPLEGTFITDAIQSLTQKIKANLPPKSKDYLALLQQTIQIGIPPYKIYKTHRARIDPIQQAIESGKTIEIRYTPLRTGRAATRAVNPYRLWHYGGTLYLIGYCHERKDTRTFVIDRITSIQMTNRPFQIPFYFSTDDYFKNAFGVYRGEAETVSLLFEKKAAFWVRERKWHQSQKITSLRSGRIQLELRVAITPELMQWVMGFGAQVEVIAPVRLRRMVENEAWRIAGKYQTGKSRRPIKTKSGAGRKRAADDA; from the coding sequence ATGCCGCGCGCCGACCAGCCGATCCGACAATGGACCATCCTCAAGCTGCTGGAGTCGAACGGAAGGGTGACGCTTCGGCATATCGCCGACGCCCTCTCCGAGACCTGCCATGAGCGGACGCTCCGGCGGGATCTCGATGTCCTGGGGCTGGTCGGGTTTCCGATCTACTCCGAGCGGGAGAACGGCAAGACGGTTTGGAAGCTCGACGACGCCTATCGGTGCGCCCCCCTCCCGCTCACCGCCACGGAGCTCTATGCGCTCCAGTGCGGGATGCAAATGATGGCCCCCCTCGAAGGGACCTTCATCACCGACGCGATTCAAAGTCTCACCCAAAAAATCAAAGCCAACCTTCCTCCGAAAAGCAAAGACTACCTCGCACTGCTCCAACAGACGATCCAAATCGGGATCCCTCCCTACAAGATCTACAAAACCCACCGCGCTCGGATCGACCCAATCCAACAGGCGATCGAATCTGGAAAAACGATCGAGATCCGCTATACGCCGCTGCGGACCGGCCGCGCGGCAACGCGCGCCGTCAACCCTTATCGTCTCTGGCATTATGGCGGAACGCTTTACCTCATCGGCTACTGTCATGAACGAAAAGATACCCGCACCTTTGTGATCGACCGGATCACGTCGATCCAGATGACCAACCGGCCGTTTCAGATCCCCTTTTATTTTTCCACCGACGACTATTTCAAGAATGCCTTCGGGGTTTATCGTGGCGAGGCGGAGACGGTATCCCTCCTCTTTGAAAAGAAGGCCGCCTTCTGGGTAAGAGAACGGAAATGGCATCAGAGCCAGAAGATCACGTCGCTTCGGAGCGGGAGGATTCAATTGGAGCTTCGGGTCGCGATTACGCCGGAGTTGATGCAATGGGTGATGGGGTTTGGGGCGCAAGTGGAGGTCATTGCGCCGGTGAGATTGAGACGGATGGTGGAGAATGAGGCATGGCGGATCGCGGGGAAATATCAGACGGGAAAAAGCCGGCGCCCGATCAAGACCAAAAGCGGCGCAGGTCGAAAGAGAGCTGCCGATGATGCTTGA
- a CDS encoding type II toxin-antitoxin system RelE/ParE family toxin: protein MAGKLRTPVFSENFIRNLDAIQSFLKPQGGRAFDDLLDRLVDEIVPMLRRYPQPGRLFLSHPIHSREGQLLLRKLKAKMKKGDDLREFVSEESLILYLLRGTRIIFLSIKHHRQLSFDLRRFWS, encoded by the coding sequence ATGGCCGGTAAACTCCGGACGCCGGTCTTTTCCGAAAACTTCATCCGAAACCTCGATGCCATCCAATCCTTTCTGAAACCGCAAGGAGGCCGCGCCTTCGACGACCTTCTCGATCGGCTGGTCGATGAGATCGTCCCGATGCTTCGCCGTTACCCCCAGCCGGGCCGGCTGTTTTTATCTCACCCGATTCACTCCCGCGAGGGGCAACTCCTCCTTCGCAAGCTGAAAGCCAAAATGAAGAAAGGAGACGACCTTCGGGAATTTGTGTCGGAGGAATCTCTGATCCTTTATCTCCTGCGGGGAACCCGGATTATTTTTCTTTCCATCAAGCATCATCGGCAGCTCTCTTTCGACCTGCGCCGCTTTTGGTCTTGA
- a CDS encoding type II toxin-antitoxin system Phd/YefM family antitoxin: protein MPISPKDIIPLTKARAKLTELCEEVCSEGSEKIITKNGESCAALIDAERLDHYHRLEREHIHLTLLEEAIRGVEEAESGKTVSLKKIKSRYGR, encoded by the coding sequence ATGCCCATCTCACCCAAAGACATCATTCCCCTCACCAAAGCCCGCGCCAAGCTCACCGAGCTCTGCGAGGAGGTCTGCAGCGAGGGGAGCGAGAAGATCATCACCAAGAACGGCGAAAGCTGCGCCGCCCTCATCGATGCCGAGCGGCTCGACCATTACCATCGCTTGGAGCGGGAGCACATTCATCTCACTCTTCTGGAAGAGGCAATTCGGGGAGTCGAAGAAGCCGAAAGTGGGAAAACGGTTTCGCTGAAGAAAATAAAATCCCGCTATGGCCGGTAA
- the cas3 gene encoding CRISPR-associated helicase Cas3', translating into MNKENEPYPYQARFAMDDTLPQLVDIPTGLGKTATTILGWLWRRRFHPDRAIQNATPRRLIYCLPMRVLVEQTYENAKGWLSKLNMLGSPGDGKISVHLLMGGEIDIDWDAHPEADAILIGTQDQLLSRALNRGYAMSRYRWPMHFSLLNNDCLWIFDEVQLMGAGLPTTAQLQAFREKLGTYGAVHSLWMSATLKKEGLATIDFLEQAARLQTLSLNDQDKQHQEVSKRINARKTLTKAQTVWRAEAEDDYAETLAKEVVQKHKTGSFSLVIVNRVNRAQEVLKELQELLRSASQPPDLLLIHSRFRSAERKKIQARLKESPPQGRIIVATQAIEAGIDLSAQTLFTELAPWSSLVQRFGRCNRYGEYNEDHPARIFWIDLETLVVNKNGENEPNKEAAQPYETPPLDWARKQLTQLTDGGPQAVSGFSDPFPAPPAYVLRKKDLIELFDTTPDLAGNDIDVSRYIRETENNDVQIYWRTPVDINSEPRDEELCSVSIKSFRIFLKKKKPAYRWNGLDREWIPVTDRSIWPGLTILLDVSAGGYSEELGWTGDGTDLVSALPSLLNAPSLDAYDEDRPTFISRYVTLTDHAKDVAEALIALRKIFFSSLPDVPWDDLSKAARWHDIGKAHKVFQEMLPSPLQSDDLRGGQPPWAKSAHKGGKYSRPHFRHELASALALLQHKESDLAAYLAAAHHGKVRLSIRSLPGEIPSGDGRPFARGVWEGDDLPAVDLGDKIQSQQLILTLAYMGMGEGPHGASWLERTLKLRDEYGPFRLAWMETLVRVADWRGTRKEEETK; encoded by the coding sequence ATGAATAAGGAGAATGAACCGTATCCATATCAAGCCCGCTTCGCAATGGATGATACCCTGCCTCAATTGGTCGATATACCGACAGGCTTGGGGAAAACGGCAACGACTATCTTAGGATGGTTATGGAGGCGGAGGTTTCATCCGGATAGAGCAATCCAAAATGCCACACCTCGCCGCCTCATCTATTGCTTACCCATGCGTGTATTGGTTGAACAAACCTATGAGAACGCAAAGGGTTGGTTGAGCAAATTAAACATGTTGGGTAGCCCCGGCGACGGGAAAATTTCGGTCCATCTTCTAATGGGCGGTGAAATCGATATCGACTGGGACGCTCATCCCGAAGCGGATGCAATCCTGATCGGCACTCAAGATCAGTTGTTATCGCGCGCATTAAACCGGGGCTATGCAATGAGCCGTTACCGATGGCCAATGCATTTTTCCCTTCTCAACAACGATTGTCTTTGGATCTTTGATGAAGTGCAGCTGATGGGAGCGGGACTTCCGACAACCGCTCAGCTTCAGGCGTTTCGAGAAAAGCTCGGAACCTATGGAGCAGTTCATTCGCTCTGGATGTCCGCCACACTGAAAAAAGAAGGACTTGCCACGATCGACTTTCTGGAACAGGCCGCCCGTCTTCAAACACTCTCGTTGAATGATCAAGATAAGCAGCATCAAGAAGTATCTAAACGCATAAATGCCAGAAAAACTCTGACAAAGGCGCAGACTGTGTGGCGCGCGGAAGCAGAAGATGACTATGCGGAGACTTTAGCAAAAGAAGTGGTCCAGAAACACAAAACGGGGTCGTTCAGTCTGGTCATCGTAAATCGTGTCAATCGTGCTCAGGAAGTATTAAAAGAGCTACAGGAACTCTTGCGAAGCGCCTCTCAACCGCCAGACCTACTTCTCATTCATTCCCGTTTCCGCTCCGCCGAACGGAAAAAGATTCAAGCACGTCTAAAAGAAAGCCCTCCACAAGGCCGTATCATTGTGGCTACTCAGGCCATTGAGGCAGGCATCGATCTCTCCGCTCAAACGCTCTTTACGGAACTGGCCCCCTGGTCATCACTTGTTCAGCGGTTTGGAAGGTGCAATCGATACGGAGAATACAACGAAGATCATCCCGCCCGCATCTTTTGGATAGATCTCGAAACGCTGGTCGTCAACAAAAACGGTGAAAATGAGCCAAATAAAGAGGCGGCTCAACCCTATGAGACCCCTCCGCTGGACTGGGCTAGAAAACAACTGACGCAGTTAACGGATGGGGGACCTCAAGCAGTGTCCGGATTCAGCGATCCTTTCCCGGCTCCGCCCGCCTATGTGCTCCGGAAGAAAGATTTGATCGAACTTTTTGACACCACCCCCGATCTGGCAGGCAATGATATTGACGTATCCCGTTACATTCGTGAGACCGAGAACAATGATGTTCAGATTTATTGGCGAACACCCGTTGATATCAATTCGGAACCTCGAGACGAAGAACTCTGCTCCGTTTCGATTAAAAGTTTCAGAATTTTTCTAAAAAAGAAGAAGCCTGCCTATCGATGGAATGGTTTGGATCGAGAGTGGATTCCTGTCACTGATAGATCTATCTGGCCCGGCCTTACCATTCTCCTGGATGTCTCTGCCGGCGGGTATTCGGAAGAGCTCGGCTGGACTGGAGACGGAACCGACCTGGTCTCAGCGCTTCCATCTCTTCTAAACGCCCCTTCACTGGACGCTTATGACGAGGACCGCCCCACTTTTATAAGTCGTTACGTCACACTAACAGACCACGCAAAAGATGTCGCTGAGGCACTGATCGCTCTCAGAAAAATATTTTTCAGTTCTCTGCCTGACGTTCCGTGGGACGATCTTTCGAAAGCGGCTCGATGGCACGATATCGGCAAGGCTCATAAAGTATTTCAAGAGATGCTGCCATCCCCTCTCCAAAGCGACGACCTACGGGGAGGCCAGCCCCCCTGGGCAAAGTCAGCGCACAAAGGAGGCAAATATTCCCGCCCCCATTTCCGCCATGAACTTGCCTCGGCTTTGGCACTTTTGCAACACAAGGAATCCGACCTGGCCGCGTACCTTGCAGCAGCCCACCACGGCAAGGTACGTCTTTCGATCCGCTCCCTTCCTGGTGAAATACCATCTGGTGATGGGAGGCCCTTCGCGCGCGGCGTCTGGGAAGGAGATGACCTTCCGGCGGTCGATCTGGGAGATAAAATTCAGAGTCAGCAATTGATTCTCACCCTTGCCTATATGGGAATGGGTGAGGGCCCGCATGGGGCCAGCTGGTTGGAGCGAACACTGAAATTGCGGGATGAATACGGGCCTTTTAGATTAGCCTGGATGGAAACCCTCGTCCGTGTGGCCGATTGGAGGGGTACCCGGAAGGAAGAGGAGACCAAATGA
- the csx17 gene encoding type I-U CRISPR-associated protein Csx17, with amino-acid sequence MNDLILSGCRPEPLANYLKALGVLRLLGEQADPNVRGGWKQDEFILRSSLDREKLEQFFLQDYRPTPIVAPWNGGSGFYPKDKKEGIDALCISPAQRFTDYRQTISIAQNLIESLGLSEKSSGEQKQLLLRQCRNHFPDKAVAWLDAAYILTESEAKYPPLLGTGGNDGRLEFTNNFMQRLIDIFDIGTGAPTAFSRSWLSGALFNEPVQKLLADKPIGQFYPGAAGGANSSVGFSSKSLINPWDFILMIEGALLFAAAATKRLRAGTTVELGYPFSTRAAGVGYGTASTADESSRGELWIPLWESPSLLSEVMTLFSEGRAQAGKRPAKNSVDFAQALAMLGTDRGINEFLRYGFQERNGLAYFATPLGRWRAKARPKANLLDQVGSWIDSFRHKAMGNIAPERIKRTFRAVEEAIMNFCKPGGPSQMTEIVIALGQAERALAGSPRFREEAFAKPILLSEEWIETLDNGKEKAEFHLALALASMEIRKNLEPVEVRPGKVSWLDQKNPPHVVWRDGSLVNNLTAALLRRCLDAESLDGKYRAGLGEIAAFISVDIDDSRLEKLLWGLSLIDWPKITTAASHRIEGSFTPMLYDLLKLTCLHEPLKDTPIPLNTAILTRAASGDAAAASKLAAQRLTGSGFHPFVDLIREPNKKTQRIAAALIFPISRSDIYHLVKRVLKVSEPAQR; translated from the coding sequence ATGAATGATCTGATACTTTCCGGATGTAGGCCGGAACCGCTGGCCAACTATCTTAAGGCCCTCGGGGTATTACGGCTCTTAGGTGAACAGGCTGACCCGAATGTCCGGGGGGGATGGAAACAAGATGAGTTTATTCTCCGATCGAGCCTTGATCGAGAAAAACTGGAACAGTTTTTCTTACAAGATTACCGGCCAACACCCATCGTCGCCCCCTGGAATGGAGGAAGCGGATTCTATCCGAAAGATAAAAAAGAAGGGATCGATGCTCTTTGTATTTCTCCGGCTCAACGATTCACCGATTACCGGCAGACGATTTCTATCGCTCAAAACTTAATTGAGTCACTTGGGTTGTCCGAAAAATCGAGTGGTGAGCAAAAACAACTGCTTTTACGTCAATGCCGAAATCATTTCCCGGATAAAGCAGTCGCCTGGCTAGATGCGGCGTATATCTTGACGGAATCTGAAGCGAAATATCCACCTCTCCTCGGAACCGGAGGCAATGATGGAAGGTTAGAATTCACGAATAATTTCATGCAGCGATTGATCGACATTTTTGATATCGGAACAGGTGCGCCGACCGCTTTTTCCCGGTCATGGCTCTCCGGCGCTCTTTTCAACGAGCCTGTACAGAAGCTTTTAGCTGACAAGCCGATTGGGCAATTTTATCCGGGCGCAGCGGGAGGGGCAAATTCGTCAGTAGGTTTTTCCTCAAAATCGCTGATCAACCCTTGGGATTTCATTCTCATGATCGAAGGTGCGTTGCTCTTTGCCGCTGCGGCAACAAAGCGTCTTCGGGCCGGCACCACCGTAGAGTTGGGTTATCCCTTCAGCACACGAGCGGCCGGCGTGGGATATGGCACTGCCAGCACGGCAGATGAAAGTTCCCGCGGTGAACTCTGGATTCCTTTATGGGAATCACCTTCATTGCTCTCTGAAGTGATGACCCTTTTTTCTGAGGGAAGGGCGCAAGCGGGAAAGCGTCCTGCTAAAAACAGTGTCGACTTCGCCCAGGCATTGGCAATGCTGGGAACGGATCGCGGCATCAATGAATTTCTTCGCTACGGCTTTCAGGAGAGAAACGGTCTCGCTTATTTTGCAACCCCTCTGGGGCGTTGGAGGGCCAAAGCCCGTCCTAAGGCAAATTTGCTGGATCAGGTCGGGTCCTGGATCGATTCGTTCAGGCATAAAGCGATGGGAAACATCGCCCCCGAACGGATAAAACGAACATTTCGCGCCGTCGAAGAAGCGATCATGAATTTCTGCAAACCCGGAGGGCCATCCCAAATGACGGAGATCGTGATCGCACTGGGGCAGGCAGAGAGGGCCTTGGCAGGATCACCTCGATTTCGAGAAGAAGCGTTTGCCAAACCGATTCTTCTTTCCGAAGAGTGGATTGAAACATTAGACAATGGGAAAGAAAAAGCCGAATTTCACCTCGCTTTAGCGCTGGCCTCAATGGAAATCCGGAAGAATTTAGAACCGGTCGAAGTCCGACCTGGAAAAGTAAGTTGGCTTGATCAGAAGAATCCTCCGCATGTGGTCTGGAGAGATGGATCGCTCGTTAATAATCTTACGGCCGCTCTACTTCGGCGATGTTTGGATGCTGAGTCCCTGGATGGGAAATACCGAGCGGGCCTGGGAGAAATTGCGGCCTTTATTTCTGTTGATATCGATGATTCACGCCTTGAGAAACTTCTATGGGGACTCTCTCTCATTGACTGGCCAAAAATCACAACCGCAGCCAGTCATCGCATTGAGGGCAGTTTTACGCCCATGCTCTATGATCTCCTGAAATTGACATGTCTGCATGAGCCTTTAAAAGATACACCGATTCCGCTCAATACAGCGATTCTGACGAGAGCAGCTTCAGGGGATGCAGCCGCAGCCTCAAAGCTGGCAGCCCAACGTCTAACAGGCAGCGGGTTTCATCCCTTCGTAGACCTTATTAGAGAGCCAAACAAAAAAACTCAACGCATTGCAGCAGCATTGATCTTTCCAATTTCCAGATCAGATATTTACCACCTGGTTAAACGCGTTTTAAAAGTGTCCGAGCCGGCACAAAGATAG
- the cas7u gene encoding type I-U CRISPR-associated protein Cas7: protein MASKLDLKPLQDTPRLLIEAELQPIQGTRFQPTGFPDLGAATFTLHNDTSMLLVESAQSMANRLENICWEEATSDLTDTLKGLPYIVVKENGKVITNSLLESHRLNSPYILEGTDKTFFNKLKGELGVFEGKPVDLKLLAAILMKYDVNALLHGVFLAKSELAGGRLRLARSLSAFIEAKEVAVAASGGVKMDRVNPQGDTKKGFGHVPFHRNEFTAKEITAFFNLDLAQIRGYGLGENAEQLLVAVALFKIQKFLKEGLRLRTACDLEVVKTTVKRPENFEIPSLQALEAALPPLIQAVAGEGKFASPAVTTVSYTGGKG, encoded by the coding sequence ATGGCCTCAAAATTGGATCTTAAGCCTCTTCAAGACACACCTCGCCTCCTTATCGAAGCCGAACTTCAGCCAATCCAGGGAACCCGCTTTCAACCAACGGGCTTTCCCGATCTGGGTGCGGCGACATTCACCCTGCACAATGATACATCGATGCTCTTGGTGGAATCCGCACAGAGCATGGCGAATCGGTTGGAAAACATCTGCTGGGAGGAAGCAACCAGCGATCTGACCGATACGCTTAAAGGGCTCCCATATATTGTGGTCAAAGAAAACGGGAAAGTGATTACGAACTCTTTATTGGAGTCTCACCGGTTGAATTCACCTTACATTCTGGAGGGCACCGATAAAACCTTTTTCAACAAGCTTAAAGGAGAATTAGGAGTATTCGAAGGAAAACCGGTCGATCTCAAGCTTTTGGCCGCTATTCTAATGAAATATGATGTGAATGCCCTGTTGCACGGCGTCTTCTTAGCAAAGAGTGAACTTGCGGGAGGAAGACTTCGCTTGGCCAGAAGCCTATCGGCCTTTATCGAAGCAAAAGAGGTGGCCGTCGCTGCAAGCGGGGGGGTCAAGATGGACCGGGTCAATCCACAGGGTGATACAAAGAAAGGATTCGGCCATGTCCCTTTTCATAGAAATGAGTTTACCGCAAAGGAGATCACCGCTTTTTTCAACCTCGATCTTGCTCAAATCCGAGGATATGGCTTAGGAGAAAATGCAGAGCAGTTATTGGTCGCCGTTGCCTTATTTAAGATCCAGAAATTTTTAAAAGAAGGATTGCGCCTCAGAACGGCTTGTGATCTGGAAGTCGTCAAGACCACAGTAAAACGTCCGGAGAATTTCGAGATCCCCTCTTTACAGGCTCTGGAAGCGGCATTGCCTCCTCTCATCCAGGCGGTCGCCGGTGAGGGGAAGTTTGCGAGTCCGGCGGTCACGACCGTCTCTTATACAGGGGGCAAGGGATGA
- the cas5u6u gene encoding type I-U CRISPR-associated protein Cas5/Cas6, whose protein sequence is MITLNIRFTAGRYHATPWGRHVNEGAIEWPPSPWRILRGLIAAWHRKFSPDIPEPAVRDIVENLTALPLFHLPKATLGHTRHFMPQRDPLGRDKTKIFDAFISILPDDPLSVIWPSVTLEQDQLLRLQRLTSGLGYLGRAESWVSIEASDKWDGVSNCKQIENGEKVEGERVRTMAALTPEEYSVWLTHFSIQPVGPELATKKKTRSKKDLLSAPTNLWDALHAETSDLQKQGWSFPPGSRWVDYARPDNAFQIVYQRRPMMKKEESYPTVARYALAGPVLPRLTDSLFIGELMRQTLIKRTSEMEDSLYNMSIFSGKTVEGSPSEDKHSHAFYLPSDEDRDGKLDHITVYAEKRFDDSARIALNQVRELRSRGGYPVYTVLLSLGHPENYGGFDGRSGQTPQLARSKVWVSTTPYMLTRHPKKNGKDSPEIQLRLELTRRGLPEPIKIDRLDSTIASGKKIRWLEFKRIRTKGGGQVADSRGYGFRIEFPVDVSGPIALGYGCHFGLGQFTAIKE, encoded by the coding sequence ATGATCACCTTAAATATCCGGTTCACAGCCGGCCGATATCACGCGACCCCATGGGGTCGGCATGTTAATGAGGGAGCGATCGAGTGGCCGCCGTCTCCCTGGCGGATTTTGAGAGGGCTCATTGCCGCCTGGCATCGAAAGTTTTCACCCGATATTCCCGAACCTGCCGTTCGCGACATTGTTGAAAACTTAACGGCACTTCCTCTGTTTCATCTTCCAAAAGCCACACTGGGGCACACGCGGCACTTCATGCCGCAAAGAGACCCGCTTGGCCGGGACAAAACGAAAATCTTTGATGCCTTTATTTCAATCCTGCCCGATGATCCGCTTTCAGTGATCTGGCCCTCTGTCACACTGGAACAGGATCAGTTACTCCGCCTTCAACGATTAACCTCCGGTCTCGGTTATCTCGGCCGCGCAGAAAGCTGGGTCAGCATCGAGGCCTCAGACAAGTGGGACGGCGTCTCGAATTGCAAGCAGATTGAAAACGGCGAGAAAGTAGAAGGAGAGCGGGTTCGAACCATGGCTGCACTGACACCAGAGGAGTATTCAGTCTGGTTGACTCATTTCAGCATTCAACCCGTTGGCCCGGAACTCGCTACCAAAAAAAAGACCAGAAGTAAAAAAGACCTACTTTCTGCCCCAACCAATCTATGGGATGCGCTTCACGCTGAAACAAGCGACTTGCAAAAACAAGGCTGGTCATTCCCTCCGGGAAGCAGATGGGTCGATTACGCCCGCCCGGACAATGCATTTCAGATTGTTTACCAACGGAGGCCTATGATGAAAAAAGAAGAATCCTACCCTACCGTGGCCAGGTATGCCCTCGCCGGTCCTGTTCTTCCTCGATTGACTGACAGCCTTTTTATCGGAGAACTGATGCGACAGACACTGATAAAAAGAACGAGTGAGATGGAGGATTCTCTTTATAACATGTCAATTTTTTCCGGCAAGACAGTCGAGGGAAGTCCTTCGGAAGATAAGCATTCACATGCTTTTTATCTGCCGTCTGATGAGGACCGAGATGGAAAACTGGATCACATTACAGTTTATGCAGAAAAACGATTCGATGATAGTGCCCGGATTGCTTTAAACCAAGTTCGAGAATTGCGGAGTAGAGGGGGTTATCCCGTCTACACTGTTTTATTATCCCTTGGTCATCCGGAAAATTATGGAGGATTTGATGGCCGGAGCGGCCAAACCCCTCAATTGGCTCGATCAAAAGTATGGGTTTCCACTACCCCCTATATGCTGACACGCCATCCAAAAAAGAATGGAAAAGATTCCCCAGAAATCCAACTGCGGCTAGAACTGACTCGCCGAGGATTGCCAGAACCCATTAAAATTGACCGGCTAGATTCTACGATTGCTTCAGGCAAAAAGATCCGCTGGCTCGAATTCAAGAGAATCCGAACAAAAGGTGGGGGCCAGGTTGCAGACTCACGCGGGTATGGGTTTAGAATTGAATTCCCCGTTGACGTCTCCGGCCCTATCGCCTTGGGCTATGGATGCCACTTCGGCTTGGGACAGTTCACCGCAATAAAAGAATAG